A genomic region of Pseudopipra pipra isolate bDixPip1 chromosome W, bDixPip1.hap1, whole genome shotgun sequence contains the following coding sequences:
- the LOC135406077 gene encoding LOW QUALITY PROTEIN: kelch-like protein 10 (The sequence of the model RefSeq protein was modified relative to this genomic sequence to represent the inferred CDS: inserted 2 bases in 1 codon) has product MERETRERNCCISNELRLEERPCDVIITVDGVEFEAHKQILSCCSVYFGILFTNWDKMVYQIPGVSAEMMGLIIDYAYTGTVPITEDNVESLLAAADQFNVMAIVNLCCEFLHSRLCFENCIGIWRLTSYYYCPDLRAAACAYILHHFEEVSQVSEEFLALSAEELAHIIEKDELNVRREEAMLEAVLRWIAHDPQNRRQYIACLLDKVRLALLQSXNNVEAHEYVKDSAEGKDLIIRALSEIYDLFIDY; this is encoded by the exons atggagagggagacGAGAGAAAGGAATTGCTGCATCTCCAACGAGCTCCGCCTTGAAGAGAGACCATGTGATGTGATCATAACAGTTGATGGAGTGGAATTCGAAGCTCACAAGCAAATCCTCTCCTGTTGCAGTGTCTACTTCGG GATACTGTTTACCAACTGGGACAAGATGGTCTATCAAATCCCTGGTGTTTCAGCTGAAATGATGGGTCTCATCATCGATTACGCCTACACTGGGACAGTACCGATCACGGAGGACAACGTTGAGAgtttgctggctgcagcagacCAGTTCAATGTCATGGCCATCGTCAACCTGTGCTGCGAGTTCCTCCATTCCAGGCTCTGCTTTGAGAACTGCATTGGCATCTGGAGATTAACTAGCTATTACTACTGCCCCGACCTGCGCGCAGCCGCCTGCGCGTACATCCTGCATCACTTCGaggaggtgtcccaggtgtccgAGGAGTTCCTAGCCCTCTCTGCTGAGGAGCTGGCACATATCATCGAGAAGGACGAGCTCAACGTGAGGCGAGAAGAAGCCATGCTCGAGGCTGTGCTGAGGTGGATCGCTCACGACCCGCAGAACAGGAGGCAGTACATCGCCTGCTTGCTGGACAAG GTTCGACTGGCACTCCTACAGTC GAACAACGTCGAAGCTCACGAGTACGTGAAGGACAGTGCTGAGGGCAAAGATCTCATCATCAGGGCCCTGTCAGAAATCTATGACCTTTTTATAGATTATTAA